A genome region from Candidatus Manganitrophaceae bacterium includes the following:
- a CDS encoding CDGSH iron-sulfur domain-containing protein, which yields MAEPTVPQKMPYVQEMEPGTYHWCRCGRSNAQPFCDGSHSGTDFTPLEVRIDIKKRVAWCGCKHSGTQPFCDGSHSKL from the coding sequence ATGGCTGAACCAACTGTTCCACAGAAGATGCCTTATGTTCAGGAAATGGAACCGGGCACGTATCATTGGTGTCGCTGCGGTCGCTCAAATGCGCAGCCCTTCTGCGACGGATCGCACAGCGGGACGGATTTTACGCCCCTGGAGGTAAGAATAGACATAAAGAAAAGGGTCGCGTGGTGCGGATGCAAGCACTCCGGAACCCAGCCCTTTTGCGACGGATCACACAGCAAGTTGTAA
- a CDS encoding FAD-binding oxidoreductase — translation MSFNLKQLTDLIGPEKVLSDPPAITAYAIDASIYKVTPKAIVLITCQADMESALRYARKNQVPLTARSGGTNLTGNAVGEGLILEFSRLNRILEINDREQWARVQPGITYAELNRRLSLQDLMFAPDPSSGEMCKLGGMLGNNAAGPHSLKYGATKDNVLEMEVLLSNGNWITAKEYRLDDPLFQKLLSDNPPLKALVDLIGSHHELILSKKRKVSKNSSGYNLFALAESLEQGRFPLHQLFIGSEGTLGLVREAKIKLVPRPPEVATALVYFRFLSDLGKAVKTILSLSPSALEMMDAATLDLIGRETHDIPHQAEAMLLIEFDESVREKMEALLASLEKTPVCATPTLAFDPEKQAALWKVRKAINPILYMHDAKKKPIHFVDDVVVPADRIPELIPYLEAQFSKRGVKVAIYGHIGDGNAHINPLLDLNDPDDFEKMTDLYHEIHQVVINRFEGSLCGEHGDGRVRAELLEGLYGPEIYALFKEVKRLFDPENLLNPGVKISDHAFTDQIDYERYTKPCATCGKCNAVCPVYDVVGEESNAARGWFHILTDPDYSYEKSARVVEACINCKSCRTVCPAGIDVSALILKKREEHPNKTAGALFAFQSRRALFESFLKVAAWTQPIWDTQPVRLLIEYLTLHWVRGLAPTARIPSDMVLPRLAKQHLRERYSELTKRSGSQSSTAYFHGCAANYIDDGVGDAVIDLLKKNGVDPALPPQRCSGTPIQTYGVINRVREDARFNMDSMESFERVITGCASCTFMLKDYATIFPEGEYHQKALGLAEKVFHISEFMADRPPEKSLLKGNDLPKKRRVTYHSSCHLRAAGVNDAPRRLLRQDPSLEFVEMPDADRCAGGAGTFCIKNPKQSAEIFERKRRGIAASGAEVVVTSCPACMIQLKNGLKGGVDVKHIAQVLNEE, via the coding sequence ATGTCTTTTAATCTCAAACAATTAACGGATTTAATCGGTCCGGAAAAGGTCTTGTCCGACCCCCCCGCGATTACGGCTTATGCCATTGATGCCAGCATCTACAAGGTCACGCCGAAGGCAATTGTCCTGATTACATGCCAGGCCGATATGGAATCAGCCTTGCGTTATGCCCGGAAAAATCAGGTCCCGCTGACGGCCCGAAGCGGGGGAACCAACCTGACCGGGAACGCAGTGGGAGAGGGGCTCATCTTGGAGTTTTCCCGCCTGAACCGAATTCTGGAGATCAATGATCGGGAACAATGGGCCCGTGTACAACCCGGGATCACCTACGCTGAATTGAACCGTCGCCTTTCTCTTCAGGACTTGATGTTTGCCCCTGACCCTTCCAGCGGCGAGATGTGCAAGTTGGGAGGGATGCTTGGAAACAATGCCGCCGGTCCACACTCACTTAAATACGGGGCGACAAAAGACAATGTTCTTGAGATGGAAGTCCTCCTTTCTAATGGGAACTGGATTACAGCGAAGGAGTATCGCCTCGATGATCCTCTCTTCCAGAAACTGCTTTCGGACAATCCCCCTCTGAAAGCACTGGTCGACCTGATCGGCTCTCACCATGAGCTGATTCTCTCAAAAAAACGCAAGGTCTCAAAAAATTCGAGCGGGTACAATCTCTTTGCCCTGGCAGAGAGCTTGGAACAGGGCCGATTTCCATTACATCAGCTTTTCATCGGAAGTGAAGGGACACTGGGCCTGGTGCGGGAGGCGAAAATCAAGCTCGTCCCCCGTCCACCTGAAGTCGCCACGGCCCTGGTCTATTTTAGATTCTTGTCTGATCTTGGTAAGGCGGTCAAAACCATTCTAAGCCTTTCCCCCAGCGCCCTGGAGATGATGGACGCCGCCACACTCGACCTGATCGGTCGCGAGACCCATGACATCCCTCATCAGGCAGAGGCCATGCTTCTCATCGAGTTTGATGAGTCGGTTCGGGAAAAAATGGAGGCCCTTCTCGCCTCTCTTGAAAAAACGCCCGTGTGCGCCACGCCGACCCTGGCCTTCGACCCGGAGAAACAGGCCGCACTCTGGAAGGTGCGTAAGGCGATCAATCCAATCCTCTATATGCACGACGCGAAGAAAAAACCCATCCACTTTGTCGATGATGTTGTTGTTCCGGCAGATCGGATTCCGGAGTTGATCCCTTACCTTGAGGCCCAATTCTCAAAGAGAGGGGTGAAGGTTGCGATCTATGGTCATATCGGAGATGGCAATGCCCATATCAACCCCTTGTTGGATTTGAATGATCCGGACGACTTTGAAAAAATGACCGACCTCTATCATGAGATCCATCAGGTGGTGATCAATCGCTTTGAGGGTTCTCTCTGCGGCGAGCATGGGGATGGTCGGGTCCGAGCCGAGTTACTGGAAGGCCTTTACGGGCCGGAGATCTATGCCCTTTTCAAGGAGGTGAAGCGCCTGTTCGATCCGGAGAACCTCCTCAATCCGGGAGTGAAGATCTCGGATCATGCCTTTACAGATCAAATCGACTACGAACGTTATACCAAACCCTGCGCCACCTGCGGAAAGTGCAACGCCGTCTGTCCCGTCTATGATGTGGTCGGTGAAGAGTCAAATGCCGCGCGGGGCTGGTTTCATATTTTGACCGATCCGGACTATTCTTATGAAAAATCCGCCCGCGTCGTGGAGGCCTGCATCAATTGCAAATCGTGTCGAACCGTCTGTCCCGCCGGGATCGATGTCTCCGCGCTGATTCTGAAAAAGAGGGAGGAGCATCCGAACAAGACGGCCGGGGCCCTCTTTGCCTTCCAGTCCAGACGCGCCCTTTTTGAATCCTTCCTGAAGGTCGCTGCCTGGACACAGCCGATCTGGGACACGCAGCCCGTCCGCCTCCTGATCGAATATCTCACCCTCCACTGGGTGAGAGGTCTGGCGCCGACAGCCCGAATCCCGTCTGACATGGTTCTTCCCCGGCTGGCCAAACAGCATCTGCGGGAGAGATATTCCGAGCTCACCAAGCGAAGCGGATCGCAAAGTTCAACCGCCTATTTCCATGGATGTGCGGCCAATTACATTGATGACGGGGTGGGGGATGCGGTGATTGACCTATTGAAAAAGAACGGCGTCGATCCGGCCCTTCCTCCCCAGCGCTGTTCCGGGACACCGATACAGACCTACGGCGTGATTAATCGTGTTCGGGAGGACGCCCGGTTCAACATGGATTCGATGGAAAGCTTTGAAAGGGTCATTACCGGCTGCGCCTCCTGCACCTTCATGCTCAAGGACTATGCGACGATCTTCCCGGAAGGGGAATATCACCAGAAGGCCCTAGGCCTGGCCGAAAAGGTCTTCCACATCTCAGAGTTCATGGCCGACCGGCCTCCGGAAAAGTCTCTATTAAAGGGGAATGATCTGCCAAAGAAAAGACGCGTGACCTACCATTCCTCCTGCCATCTCCGGGCGGCAGGAGTCAATGACGCGCCCCGCCGTCTCCTGCGCCAAGACCCTTCCCTGGAGTTTGTCGAGATGCCGGATGCCGATCGATGTGCCGGAGGTGCAGGGACATTCTGCATCAAAAATCCGAAGCAGTCCGCGGAAATATTTGAGAGAAAACGGCGGGGGATTGCGGCCAGCGGCGCAGAGGTTGTGGTGACCTCGTGTCCCGCCTGTATGATTCAACTTAAAAATGGATTAAAGGGAGGGGTGGATGTCAAACACATCGCCCAGGTCCTCAACGAAGAATAA
- the amt gene encoding ammonium transporter, which produces MFTVNNTWMLVATFLVFIMHLGFATLEAGLTRAKNTTNILFKNTAIVAIGLLTYALIGFGLMYPGDFNGFIGLAGIGISLPPGDAGLIGYADGAYTYHTDFIFQAMFAATAATIVSGAVAERVKLSSFLIFSTIYVAFVYPIVGSWKWGGGWLDKMGFYDFAGSTLVHGVGGWAALAGVLILGPRFGKYVNGQIKPILGHNLPLATIGVFLLWLGWFGFNGGSVLSADPGLVSLVFVTTSLSAAAGVIAAMLTSWVVQKKPDLTMILNGSLAGLVGITASADTVSVTSSIIIGAVSGVMVVYSVMFFDKIKIDDPVGALSVHLVCGIWGTLAVGIFSTNPEHSLVVQLIGVVAYGATCFAAAYGIFFVIKKTMGIRVTEEEERRGLDFSEHGMEAYSGFQITDL; this is translated from the coding sequence ATGTTTACCGTCAACAATACCTGGATGTTGGTGGCGACTTTCCTTGTGTTTATCATGCATCTTGGATTCGCGACGCTTGAAGCGGGGTTAACGCGCGCCAAGAATACGACGAACATCTTATTCAAGAATACCGCCATTGTCGCCATCGGTTTGCTGACCTATGCGCTAATTGGTTTTGGCCTCATGTATCCGGGTGATTTTAATGGATTTATCGGATTGGCCGGGATAGGTATCAGTCTGCCTCCCGGCGATGCCGGTTTAATTGGCTATGCGGATGGGGCCTACACTTACCATACGGACTTCATTTTTCAGGCGATGTTTGCCGCAACAGCGGCTACCATTGTCTCTGGAGCGGTTGCGGAACGGGTTAAGCTGAGCAGCTTTCTGATCTTTTCCACTATTTATGTGGCCTTCGTTTATCCGATCGTGGGGTCATGGAAGTGGGGAGGCGGTTGGCTGGATAAAATGGGGTTTTACGATTTTGCCGGTTCGACCCTGGTTCACGGTGTTGGCGGATGGGCGGCATTGGCCGGGGTATTGATTCTGGGACCGCGATTCGGAAAATATGTCAATGGGCAGATCAAGCCGATTCTGGGACACAATCTTCCATTGGCAACGATTGGTGTTTTCCTTCTCTGGCTGGGTTGGTTTGGTTTTAACGGCGGCTCGGTCTTGTCAGCAGACCCGGGCCTGGTTTCTCTTGTTTTTGTCACGACCTCCTTGTCTGCGGCGGCCGGCGTGATTGCCGCAATGTTGACCTCATGGGTGGTTCAGAAGAAACCTGATTTAACGATGATTTTAAATGGAAGTCTTGCAGGCCTGGTCGGGATAACGGCAAGTGCTGATACCGTTTCCGTGACTTCTTCCATTATCATCGGGGCCGTATCGGGTGTTATGGTGGTTTATTCCGTGATGTTTTTTGACAAAATCAAGATTGATGATCCGGTGGGTGCGCTCTCGGTCCACCTGGTTTGCGGAATATGGGGGACTCTGGCCGTCGGCATTTTCAGCACGAATCCAGAGCATAGCCTCGTCGTGCAGTTGATCGGTGTTGTGGCCTACGGGGCCACTTGTTTTGCCGCAGCTTACGGTATCTTCTTTGTGATTAAAAAGACGATGGGGATAAGGGTTACCGAGGAAGAAGAGCGTCGGGGGCTCGATTTCTCCGAGCATGGCATGGAGGCCTACAGCGGCTTCCAGATTACAGATTTGTAA